A stretch of the Porites lutea chromosome 12, jaPorLute2.1, whole genome shotgun sequence genome encodes the following:
- the LOC140953628 gene encoding uncharacterized protein encodes MESLQSAAQLLKKDYWMAVLDLKDAYYSVPINLQHRKYLRFEFNGTLYEFTCLPNGLASAPRVFTKLMKPVYATLRSKGYLIVGYIDHILLMAETPEQLSQVVADTVALLRALGFTIHDTKSVTTPSQIAKFLGFILNSKNMTISMIPEKADIVRSKCHSLVQIQGPAQIREVASVVGLMVSSFAGVYYGPLFYRSLENIKTDALQANGWDLEGKVTLSPLCKQDFLWWINNVDQYPQTITPQIPHLTLTTDSSLTGWGAVIEGTSSVASGRWSFQESQLHINFLELKAILLGLQSLCSHLTNCTIKVLCDNTTAVSYIRSMGGSKSRNCNDITREILIWCMQRQLALSISHIPGKINTEADRASRESHNSNTEWSLDPTIFDELKLKWGDPEIDMFASRLNHKVSPYVAWKPDPGAAAIDAFTLDWSRYKLIYCFPPFSLIGKVLQFIQESRTTVILVYPYWPTQVWYPQLLQLMKSPPISIKMHRKTIILPHQPEQVHPLYPKLQLHGCLLSGHP; translated from the coding sequence ATGGAATCCCTCCAATCAGCTGCCCAACTACTTAAAAAGGACTATTGGATGGCAGTTCTAGACCTCAAGGATGCTTATTACTCTGTACCAATAAATCTCCAGCACAGAAAATACCTAAGGTTTGAATTTAATGGAACCCTTTACGAGTTTACTTGCTTGCCAAATGGCCTGGCCTCGGCCCCTAGGGTCTTCACCAAGCTTATGAAACCAGTCTATGCAACACTAAGATCCAAAGGATACCTAATAGTGGGTTACATAGACCACATATTACTAATGGCAGAAACACCAGAGCAGCTATCGCAAGTAGTTGCTGACACGGTTGCCCTACTCAGGGCACTTGGCTTCACAATCCATGATACTAAATCTGTCACGACACCCTCTCAGATAGCCAAATTTTTGGGATTCATATTGAATTCTAAGAATATGACCATCTCCATGATCCCGGAGAAGGCTGATATTGTACGATCTAAGTGTCACAGCCTTGTGCAGATACAAGGTCCTGCTCAAATCCGAGAGGTGGCCTCAGTTGTGGGCTTGATGGTATCCTCATTTGCAGGAGTGTACTATGGGCCATTATTTTATAGATCTCTAGAGAATATCAAAACTGATGCACTGCAAGCAAATGGCTGGGATCTTGAGGGGAAAGTAACACTCTCACCCCTGTGCAAACAAGACTTCCTTTGGTGGATAAATAATGTTGACCAATATCCACAAACCATCACACCACAAATCCCACATCTAACCCTGACAACCGACAGCTCACTTACGGGCTGGGGGGCAGTGATAGAGGGTACCTCAAGTGTTGCTAGTGGTAGATGGTCATTCCAGGAATCCCAACTTCATATTAATTTCCTAGAGTTAAAAGCCATCCTTCTGGGACTGCAGTCACTCTGCAGTCACCTTACAAATTGTACCATCAAAGTGCTTTGTGACAATACAACTGCAGTCTCGTACATCCGCAGTATGGGTGGCTCTAAATCTAGGAACTGCAATGATATAACTAGGGAAATTCTCATCTGGTGCATGCAGAGGCAGCTGGCACTATCAATCTCTCACATACCAGGGAAAATAAATACAGAAGCTGATAGAGCTAGCAGAGAATCACACAACAGTAATACAGAATGGTCCCTAGACCCTACCATTTTTGATGAACTTAAACTTAAATGGGGCGATCCTGAAATAGACATGTTTGCATCAAGGCTGAACCACAAAGTGTCTCCATATGTAGCCTGGAAACCAGATCCAGGTGCAGCAGCTATTGATGCATTCACTCTGGATTGGTCCAGATATAAACTtatctattgttttcctccttTCAGCCTCATAGGCAAAGTCCTTCAGTTTATTCAAGAAAGCAGAACAACAGTCATACTTGTGTACCCATACTGGCCAACCCAGGTGTGGTACCCACAGCTCCTACAGTTGATGAAATCTCCTCCAATATCGATCAAAATGCACCGCAAAACCATTATTCTCCCACATCAACCAGAACAAGTCCACCCATTATATCCCAAACTTCAACTTCATGGATGTCTCTTATCAGGGCATCCTTAG
- the LOC140921643 gene encoding uncharacterized protein produces MSQIGEHEALNDDPLSDEVLDEGELLKDSGEDKNMAAEPGTSGANVSLSAADFKSLSLAILNVSKRLDKLEEKPSTTGKGPGKRPSQEHQNAVPAKKPAKECSSSSSEQNTSDNEAVQTLMANFAGDVDDLGNGDEDETLTELQKEYESEDSIGKNIQNPQFAKLLGKMFRNRLPDKVLKEKLERQARPENCETVKPTRVNPGIWRKLREHTQKRDLQLYKMQQALVKGIIPVARLTDLTMSEKHGLDKEGMQLIKKFGLDALSLLTHVNYELNMQRKQLMKPDIGKDYAALCSPHVPFTDLLFGDDLQKQLKDIGDVNKIGAKVQNHRGSQRNPSGYSSSNTNRHTFSQRNPKNSKGQTFRPWRHKETPKMNPNKRSSQ; encoded by the coding sequence ATGTCGCAGATAGGCGAACACGAGGCGCTCAACGACGACCCGCTATCGGATGAAGTTCTGGACGAAGGAGAATTACTCAAAGACTCTGGAGAAGATAAAAATATGGCGGCCGAGCCTGGCACAAGCGGCGCGAACGTTTCGCTGTCCGCTGCCGACTTTAAGAGTCTTTCCCTGGCAATATTAAATGTGTCAAAAAGACTCGACAAATTGGAGGAAAAGCCTTCTACGACGGGTAAAGGCCCTGGCAAACGACCGAGCCAGGAACATCAAAATGCCGTtcccgccaaaaagcccgccaaaGAATGCTCGAGCTCCTCGAGCGAGCAAAATACCTCGGATAACGAGGCTGTTCAAACACTCATGGCTAATTTTGCCGGCGATGTTGACGATCTCGGTAACGGCGACGAAGATGAAACGCTTACAGAACTACAGAAAGAGTACGAGTCTGAAGACTCTATCGGGAAGAACATTCAAAACCCACAATTTGCCAAGCTCCTTGGCAAGATGTTTCGCAATCGTTTGCCAGACAAAGTCCTTAAAGAGAAGCTCGAGCGACAAGCTCGACCCGAAAACTGTGAAACTGTAAAACCCACACGTGTCAACCCGGGTATTTGGCGAAAACTTCGTGAGCACACGCAAAAGAGGGACTTACAACTGTACAAGATGCAGCAAGCCCTCGTTAAGGGTATAATCCCGGTCGCCCGGTTGACAGACCTGACCATGTCAGAAAAGCATGGGTTAGACAAAGAGGGCATGCAGCTGATCAAGAAATTTGGGCTTGATGCCCTGTCACTACTAACGCATGTAAACTATGAACTAAACATGCAGCGAAAACAGCTCATGAAACCTGACATTGGCAAAGACTACGCCGCCCTTTGCTCACCTCATGTACCATTCACAGACCTGCTTTTTGGTGACGACCTCCAAAAGCAGTTGAAGGACATAGGTGATGTAAACAAGATTGGTGCAAAGGTTCAAAACCATAGAGGATCTCAGAGGAATCCTTCTGGTTACAGCAGCAGCAATACAAACAGACACACTTTTTCTCAACGGAATCCAAAAAACTCCAAAGGCCAAACATTCAGACCTTGGCGTCACAAGGAGACTCCAAAGATGAACCCAAACAAGAGGTCATCACAGTAG